In Candidatus Persebacteraceae bacterium Df01, a genomic segment contains:
- the hslU gene encoding ATP-dependent protease ATPase subunit HslU — MEELTPRRIVRELDRYIVGQSAAKRTVALALRNRWRRMQVELPLRDEIVPKNILMMGPTGVGKTEISRRLARLTGAPFIKVEATKFTEVGYVGRDVDSIIRDLLEVAVENARAECAEEVREKAEQRAEERVLDALLPGSDEDAAATREKLRLKLRRGDLDEKEVEIEISAMPMVEMQAPPGMEEMASQFQQMLQSVARERRKKRRLDVVDAFDMIVEEEINELVDMNDVKDIAIDSVENNGIVFIDEIDKIADNDARSDVSRHGVQRDLLPLVEGTTVSTRFGNVHTDHILFVASGAFHYCSPSDLIPELQGRFPLRVELAALTVDDFKQILDGTDACLTRQYEALMATEKITLKFVKGGVTSLAETAWQVNDNGENIGARRLYTLIEKLLEEVSFEADKMTGQTVTVDTEMVNDRLATLAQNRGRARYVL; from the coding sequence ATGGAAGAACTGACGCCGCGCCGTATCGTGCGTGAGCTTGACCGTTATATTGTCGGGCAAAGTGCGGCAAAACGCACCGTTGCATTAGCGCTACGCAACCGCTGGCGGCGCATGCAAGTAGAGCTACCATTGCGTGACGAAATTGTACCCAAAAATATTTTGATGATGGGTCCCACAGGCGTCGGCAAAACTGAAATTTCGCGACGACTAGCGCGGTTGACGGGCGCTCCGTTTATCAAAGTAGAAGCAACCAAATTTACCGAAGTCGGCTATGTTGGACGCGACGTAGATTCTATTATCCGCGATTTACTGGAAGTAGCAGTGGAAAACGCTCGCGCTGAGTGCGCCGAGGAAGTGCGCGAAAAAGCCGAGCAACGTGCCGAAGAACGGGTATTGGACGCACTATTGCCCGGCAGTGACGAGGATGCGGCAGCAACACGGGAAAAATTGCGCCTCAAACTCCGCCGTGGCGATTTAGATGAGAAAGAAGTTGAAATCGAAATTAGTGCCATGCCTATGGTAGAAATGCAGGCACCACCGGGTATGGAAGAAATGGCTTCACAATTTCAGCAAATGCTACAGTCCGTAGCCCGTGAACGCCGAAAAAAACGCCGCTTGGATGTTGTTGATGCTTTTGACATGATTGTTGAAGAGGAAATTAACGAACTTGTGGACATGAATGACGTCAAAGACATCGCCATTGATAGCGTAGAAAATAACGGCATTGTGTTTATTGACGAAATTGACAAAATCGCTGATAATGATGCGCGATCCGACGTATCACGCCACGGTGTGCAACGCGACTTGCTGCCACTGGTAGAAGGCACCACAGTGTCTACCCGTTTTGGTAATGTCCACACTGACCACATTTTATTTGTTGCCAGCGGCGCTTTTCATTATTGCAGTCCTTCCGACTTGATTCCTGAATTACAGGGACGCTTTCCCTTGCGGGTAGAGTTGGCAGCATTAACGGTTGACGATTTTAAACAAATTTTAGATGGCACCGACGCTTGCCTGACTCGCCAGTATGAAGCGTTAATGGCCACCGAAAAAATCACATTAAAATTCGTCAAAGGCGGTGTGACTAGTCTTGCCGAAACTGCATGGCAAGTCAATGACAACGGTGAAAACATCGGTGCTCGGCGGCTGTACACACTGATTGAAAAACTGCTGGAAGAAGTGTCATTTGAAGCAGACAAAATGACAGGTCAAACTGTGACAGTAGATACGGAAATGGTTAATGATCGGTTAGCCACATTGGCACAAAATCGCGGCCGTGCCCGCTACGTGCTGTAA
- a CDS encoding sarcosine oxidase subunit beta family protein, giving the protein MARYSIFSLARNAINYHQNWPRAWRNPEPQSSYDYVIVGGGGHGLATAYYLAKEHHVGRIAVVEKGWLGGGNTGRNTTIIRSNYLLDESAGLYNHAIKLWHTLSMELNFNVMFSPRGLLHLAHTLSDLREIGRRGHSNYANGVDAEMLTPEQVQKWVPFINLHGRFPVLGAILQRRGGIARHDAVAWGYARAADALGVDIIQNCEVTGFDTTGGTLTGVQTTRGRIGVNKAAGVVPAGHAGVLAAMAGFRLPIETVPLQAFVSEPIAPILDCVVMSNTVHAYISQSDKGELVMGGGSDPYNSYTQRGSFHQIEHVVAPIVELYPIFSRVNMLRQWAGIADITPDRSPILSATPVKKLFFNCGWGTGGFKSTPGSGHTFAETLARGEASALAAPFSLERFITGRLVDEAAAAAVAH; this is encoded by the coding sequence ATGGCACGTTATTCAATATTTTCACTAGCGCGCAACGCTATTAATTATCATCAAAACTGGCCTCGTGCTTGGCGCAATCCCGAACCACAATCGTCTTATGATTATGTCATCGTTGGCGGCGGTGGACACGGGTTGGCAACGGCTTATTATCTAGCAAAAGAACACCACGTTGGACGCATCGCCGTCGTAGAAAAAGGCTGGCTCGGTGGCGGCAATACCGGACGTAACACCACTATCATTCGTTCCAATTATCTACTGGATGAATCAGCAGGGCTATACAACCACGCCATTAAACTGTGGCACACGTTGTCAATGGAACTCAATTTTAATGTCATGTTTTCGCCGCGCGGCTTGCTACATTTGGCACACACACTCAGCGATTTACGCGAAATTGGGCGGCGAGGTCATTCCAACTACGCCAACGGCGTGGATGCGGAAATGCTCACCCCCGAACAGGTACAAAAGTGGGTACCGTTTATCAATTTGCATGGTCGTTTTCCAGTGCTAGGCGCCATTTTACAACGACGTGGCGGTATTGCTCGCCATGATGCAGTAGCGTGGGGCTATGCTCGCGCCGCCGATGCTTTGGGCGTAGACATTATCCAAAATTGTGAAGTTACCGGATTTGACACCACTGGCGGAACACTTACCGGTGTCCAAACCACTCGTGGGCGCATCGGCGTAAATAAAGCGGCTGGCGTGGTGCCAGCGGGACACGCCGGCGTGCTAGCTGCCATGGCGGGTTTTCGTTTACCTATAGAAACCGTTCCGCTGCAAGCATTTGTTTCCGAACCGATAGCGCCGATACTTGACTGCGTCGTCATGTCCAACACGGTACATGCCTATATTAGCCAATCAGACAAAGGGGAACTAGTCATGGGTGGTGGTTCCGACCCTTACAATTCCTACACGCAACGCGGCAGTTTTCATCAAATTGAACATGTTGTCGCCCCCATTGTAGAACTGTATCCAATATTTTCCCGCGTCAATATGCTACGCCAGTGGGCAGGTATTGCAGACATTACGCCCGACCGCTCGCCGATTTTGTCAGCAACGCCGGTGAAAAAATTGTTTTTCAACTGCGGCTGGGGAACTGGCGGATTCAAATCTACACCGGGCAGTGGTCATACATTTGCCGAGACACTAGCACGCGGCGAAGCAAGCGCCCTAGCCGCGCCATTTTCTTTAGAACGTTTTATTACTGGGCGACTGGTTGACGAGGCAGCAGCAGCGGCGGTAGCTCATTAA
- a CDS encoding Do family serine endopeptidase codes for MKKTLTLILATALSASMVIASAATAATAMALPDFTALIKNSADAVVSVSATREVAAGKGHSKALPFPRGLFPPDLFPPDFWERQQPRRGAPHHFQHSAGSGFIIDADGYVMTNAHVIANMDKIVITLKDGDDYEAEVVGIDERTDIALLKIESKKPLPVARIGDSDEVQVGQWVAALGSPYGLDQTLTAGIISALGRRLPSEAYVPFIQTDAAVNPGNSGGPLMDLEGNVIGINSQIVSPVRAFVGASFAIPINVAMRIQARLRTDGVVRRGRLGVAYTEVSPSTAEGFGLDKPRGALINDVVKGSAADNAGLQGGDIILQFNDELINSSVSLPVIVGDTPPGTTVTMSVWRDGGELEIVAVLDSLDDTIPKTILGLTLEDLDDNFKRETGLHFGVLVKEISGSRGAPEGINQFRPNDIITHLLVNKRRRPIENQSALAAGIKENKESAIVFFVWRNGRNIIFTVQTDN; via the coding sequence ATGAAAAAAACATTAACGTTAATTTTGGCGACGGCACTGTCTGCTTCCATGGTAATTGCGTCTGCAGCAACAGCGGCAACGGCGATGGCCTTGCCTGATTTTACGGCATTAATAAAAAACAGTGCTGATGCGGTAGTCAGCGTCAGCGCAACACGCGAAGTAGCAGCCGGAAAAGGACATAGTAAAGCATTGCCTTTCCCACGCGGATTATTCCCGCCCGACTTGTTCCCCCCTGATTTTTGGGAACGGCAGCAACCACGACGCGGCGCACCTCATCATTTTCAGCACTCCGCCGGTTCCGGATTTATCATTGATGCCGATGGCTATGTGATGACCAATGCTCACGTTATCGCCAACATGGACAAGATTGTTATCACCCTCAAAGACGGCGATGATTATGAAGCCGAGGTGGTAGGCATAGACGAGCGTACTGACATCGCGCTACTCAAAATCGAATCAAAAAAACCGCTGCCGGTAGCACGCATTGGTGATTCCGATGAAGTACAAGTAGGACAGTGGGTAGCGGCACTGGGCTCGCCGTACGGGTTAGACCAAACACTCACCGCTGGCATCATCAGCGCCTTGGGACGACGATTGCCCTCCGAAGCATATGTACCGTTTATTCAAACCGATGCCGCCGTTAATCCTGGTAACTCCGGCGGCCCGCTAATGGATTTGGAAGGTAACGTCATCGGCATTAACTCGCAAATTGTTTCGCCGGTACGCGCCTTTGTCGGTGCATCGTTCGCCATTCCCATCAATGTTGCCATGCGCATCCAAGCACGCCTGCGCACCGACGGTGTGGTACGACGCGGGCGGCTCGGTGTAGCCTATACCGAGGTATCTCCATCAACCGCCGAAGGTTTTGGTCTGGATAAACCGCGCGGTGCGTTAATTAACGATGTAGTCAAAGGCAGTGCCGCCGACAATGCAGGTCTACAAGGCGGCGATATTATTTTACAATTTAACGATGAACTCATAAATTCTTCGGTATCGCTACCCGTCATTGTCGGCGACACCCCACCGGGAACAACGGTAACTATGTCTGTCTGGCGTGATGGTGGCGAATTAGAAATAGTAGCAGTGTTGGATTCGCTGGACGACACGATCCCAAAAACAATTTTGGGACTAACACTGGAAGATCTGGATGATAATTTCAAACGCGAAACCGGGTTGCATTTTGGTGTGCTTGTCAAAGAAATATCCGGCAGCAGAGGCGCACCAGAAGGTATAAATCAATTTCGTCCTAATGACATAATTACGCATTTACTGGTTAACAAACGCCGCCGTCCAATAGAAAACCAATCAGCCCTAGCTGCCGGAATCAAGGAAAATAAAGAATCCGCCATTGTATTTTTTGTTTGGCGCAACGGTCGCAATATTATCTTTACTGTGCAAACTGATAATTAA
- the dusA gene encoding tRNA dihydrouridine(20/20a) synthase DusA, which yields MLAVAHRFSVAPMMRYSHFPARQLWRFLCPPALLYTEMLTAEAVIYGRREQLLKLPAEQQPVVVQLGGASPDRLAEAARIAEAMGAAEINFNCGCPSPRVRCGHFGASLMKTPELMARCVEAMAAAVQVPVTVKCRLAVDDMDAETALDDFCRRVFAAGARALVVHARRAWLDGLNPAQNRTVPPLDYARAYRLKESIGDKSIIINGGINTVEEALRHLIKMDGVMLGRAVVRSPYMLAAVARNIFGITPPERCAALRYMLEKAAQSPPRTWSQYVSALAGLFHGEPNNKYYRRRLALPQAAALRALCEE from the coding sequence CCGCCAGCATTGCTATACACCGAAATGTTAACGGCGGAAGCTGTTATCTACGGTCGGCGTGAACAATTATTAAAATTGCCGGCAGAACAGCAACCGGTAGTGGTGCAATTGGGTGGGGCTTCTCCGGATCGACTTGCGGAAGCGGCGCGTATTGCAGAAGCCATGGGCGCGGCGGAAATTAATTTTAATTGTGGTTGTCCCAGTCCGCGGGTACGGTGTGGGCACTTTGGCGCAAGTTTGATGAAAACGCCAGAATTAATGGCGAGATGTGTGGAGGCAATGGCGGCAGCGGTGCAAGTCCCGGTAACCGTCAAATGCCGTTTGGCGGTAGACGATATGGATGCGGAAACGGCATTGGATGACTTTTGTCGTCGGGTGTTTGCTGCTGGTGCACGAGCACTGGTGGTGCACGCCCGACGTGCCTGGCTAGATGGATTAAATCCAGCGCAAAACCGCACAGTGCCGCCGCTAGATTATGCGCGGGCGTATCGACTCAAAGAGTCCATTGGTGACAAGTCAATTATTATTAACGGCGGTATTAACACGGTGGAAGAAGCTTTACGACATTTAATAAAAATGGACGGCGTCATGTTGGGCCGCGCCGTGGTTCGGAGCCCGTATATGTTGGCAGCGGTGGCGCGAAATATCTTTGGTATCACGCCACCGGAGCGTTGTGCTGCATTGCGTTATATGTTGGAAAAAGCGGCACAGTCGCCGCCGCGCACGTGGTCGCAATATGTGTCGGCGTTGGCTGGGCTATTTCATGGTGAGCCCAACAATAAGTACTATCGACGGCGACTGGCATTACCACAAGCGGCGGCATTGCGGGCGTTGTGCGAAGAGTAG
- a CDS encoding LysR substrate-binding domain-containing protein yields the protein MTEKKDNDPMRHVSLYPLTAIRVFREAVKENSFTGAASRLNVTQSAVSQRIKQIEEHIGSPLFLRQKHKLTLTEEGRFLYEASDEALESIARAVNGIISGNIAHRIVFGVLASFASKWLIPRLNRFYACEPSIQMTIRSVNHTIDVEHENAELAVVNLPSPPVAPSLSWQLLWREQLFAVCSPAYLEHIDKPLREPADLRHHTLLHDETEVSSSRNLNWKTWLQHTDAADTVDLRWGHFFTQSDLALQAAVEGQGIALARSSLVMEDMRQQRLVDPFDFKINADSSCYVYGLKSTWDIPKIVQLRRWLGNEAAADYQLLEK from the coding sequence GTGACAGAAAAAAAAGACAATGATCCAATGCGCCATGTAAGCTTATACCCGCTCACCGCCATTCGTGTTTTTCGAGAAGCGGTTAAGGAAAACAGTTTTACTGGAGCGGCATCGCGCTTGAATGTCACGCAAAGTGCAGTTAGCCAGCGCATCAAGCAAATAGAAGAACACATTGGATCGCCGCTTTTTTTGCGGCAAAAGCACAAACTGACGCTTACTGAAGAGGGGCGTTTTTTGTATGAGGCTTCTGATGAGGCACTGGAATCCATTGCCCGCGCTGTTAACGGAATCATTTCGGGCAATATTGCACACCGCATTGTGTTTGGCGTGTTGGCTTCTTTTGCGTCCAAATGGTTAATTCCTCGCCTAAATCGTTTTTATGCGTGTGAGCCCTCTATTCAAATGACTATTCGTTCGGTTAATCACACTATTGATGTGGAACACGAAAATGCTGAATTGGCGGTAGTTAATTTGCCGTCGCCGCCGGTTGCACCTTCTTTAAGTTGGCAGCTGTTGTGGCGTGAACAGTTGTTTGCCGTTTGCAGTCCAGCATATCTTGAGCATATCGATAAGCCGTTGCGTGAGCCTGCTGATTTGCGACATCACACTTTGTTGCATGATGAAACCGAAGTTTCTAGCAGTCGCAATCTTAACTGGAAGACATGGTTGCAGCACACTGATGCGGCGGACACCGTTGACCTGAGGTGGGGGCATTTTTTTACGCAAAGTGATTTGGCATTACAAGCCGCTGTTGAGGGGCAGGGTATTGCTTTGGCACGTTCATCGCTAGTAATGGAGGATATGCGTCAACAGCGATTAGTGGACCCGTTTGATTTTAAAATTAATGCAGATTCAAGTTGCTATGTGTACGGTCTCAAAAGTACTTGGGATATCCCAAAAATTGTGCAGTTGCGTCGTTGGTTGGGGAACGAAGCCGCCGCTGACTATCAACTACTAGAGAAATAA
- a CDS encoding type 1 glutamine amidotransferase, translating into MNFLILQHLRLEDLGYLKDLMIRDDHRMHVVELDEGEKIPNHLDSYDGMICMGGPMDTWMEAEYPWLIDEKQRIREFVVEQQKPFLGVCLGCQLLGEAVGGDIVRSTLPEIGVLDVHLSTEAKQDKLFSTFPKSVKALQWHSYEISNLENHPHVTLLASSSNTKYQAFRYRSHAYGVQFHVEIRADTVRSWGAIPEYKSALEKELGVNALTEIDNLATTNMREMNFHASLLYDGFIQLARKINNQ; encoded by the coding sequence ATGAATTTTTTAATTTTACAACACTTACGGTTAGAAGATCTTGGGTATCTTAAAGATTTAATGATTCGCGATGATCATCGTATGCACGTTGTTGAGTTGGATGAAGGTGAAAAAATACCTAATCATCTGGACTCATATGACGGCATGATATGTATGGGCGGTCCTATGGATACTTGGATGGAAGCAGAATATCCATGGTTAATAGATGAAAAACAACGTATACGTGAATTTGTTGTTGAGCAGCAAAAGCCTTTCTTGGGTGTTTGTCTGGGTTGTCAGTTATTGGGCGAGGCAGTGGGTGGAGATATCGTGCGCTCTACTCTGCCCGAAATCGGCGTGTTGGACGTGCATCTTTCCACCGAAGCTAAGCAAGATAAATTGTTTAGCACTTTCCCCAAATCTGTCAAGGCTTTGCAGTGGCATTCATATGAAATTTCTAATCTGGAAAACCATCCGCATGTTACGTTACTTGCTTCTTCATCGAATACAAAATATCAAGCATTCCGCTATCGGTCGCACGCATATGGTGTGCAGTTTCATGTAGAAATTCGTGCTGATACTGTGCGCAGTTGGGGTGCTATACCAGAATATAAAAGTGCGCTAGAAAAAGAACTCGGCGTAAATGCACTGACAGAAATTGACAATCTTGCCACCACTAACATGCGAGAAATGAACTTCCATGCGTCGCTACTGTATGATGGATTTATTCAATTAGCACGAAAAATTAACAACCAGTAA